One segment of Erigeron canadensis isolate Cc75 chromosome 2, C_canadensis_v1, whole genome shotgun sequence DNA contains the following:
- the LOC122587174 gene encoding peptidyl-prolyl cis-trans isomerase, whose amino-acid sequence MANPKVFFDMTVGGAPAGRIVMELYADTTPRTAENFRALCTGEKGTGSSGKPLHFKGSTFHRVIPNFMCQGGDFTKGNGTGGESIYGNKFADENFVKKHTGPGILSMANAGPNTNGSQFFICTAKTEWLDGKHVVFGKVVEGMDVVKAIEKVGSGSGTTSKPVVIADCGQLS is encoded by the coding sequence ATGGCAAACCCTAAGGTCTTCTTCGACATGACCGTCGGCGGTGCACCGGCCGGCAGGATCGTGATGGAGCTGTACGCCGACACAACACCACGAACCGCCGAGAATTTCCGTGCACTCTGCACCGGAGAAAAAGGCACCGGCAGCTCCGGTAAGCCGTTGCATTTCAAAGGATCAACATTCCACCGTGTGATCCCTAACTTCATGTGTCAGGGTGGAGATTTCACTAAGGGAAACGGTACCGGCGGTGAATCGATCTACGGCAACAAGTTCGCCGACGAGAATTTCGTTAAGAAGCACACCGGACCTGGAATTCTGTCCATGGCAAACGCCGGTCCGAACACAAACGGATCGCAGTTTTTCATCTGTACGGCGAAGACGGAGTGGCTTGATGGGAAGCATGTGGTGTTTGGGAAAGTGGTTGAAGGTATGGATGTTGTGAAGGCGATTGAAAAAGTTGGATCTGGTAGTGGAACCACCTCTAAGCCTGTTGTGATTGCTGACTGTGgccaactttcttaa